From Manduca sexta isolate Smith_Timp_Sample1 chromosome 21, JHU_Msex_v1.0, whole genome shotgun sequence, the proteins below share one genomic window:
- the LOC115440776 gene encoding uncharacterized protein LOC115440776, translated as MAGGQYLSNDECAREFAHFFESVYSKVPPKLDVSEAVAGETDVSSSHVHLGALSFQDVKKALENLKPKRSAGPDGIPAFLFRDCARVLVEPLHYIFYTCLKQAKFPAEWKITRVIPVPKGLSGADVSGYRPVAVLSTPAKVFESAVQRCVQDQVRAQLSDAQHGFRPGRSTATNLLNFMAQVVPAVDAGLQVDAAYFDFKKAFDTVDNDILLKKLAKIGCTPHLLNFFASYMKDRQQYVDYNGSESEPYYTRSGVSQGSNLGPLEFIIMINDLPKVVKHCTCLLFADDLKLLLEVRERTDSALLQADINRVVEWSYENHLLFNVAKCSVLTFTRSRTPLCCEYKVDSTPMQRVSQVRDLGVVLTPDLTFRGHITNICKKAYRNLGFVLRQSKHFTNITTVRVLYDALVRSHLEHSGVIWSPHEVKYVAMLERVQNKFTKHLYLKLYGVYPLYPLMYPTLFVLGMVGYNELRVRREFALASYLVKLLRGVEHNPGVLRRLCLNVPDRYVWRRRRPPLMAVPTARTNLLAKAPLTRAITNINEVHIKADVLTCNWSELTHILLHVICYS; from the coding sequence ATGGCAGGTGGTCAATATTTATCGAATGATGAGTGTGCTAGGGAGTTCGCGCATTTCTTTGAGTCCGTGTACTCCAAGGTACCACCAAAGCTGGATGTCAGCGAAGCGGTGGCTGGTGAGACTGATGTATCCAGTTCACACGTTCATTTGGGGGCTCTGAGCTTTCAGGACGTTAAGAAAGCGCTTGAAAATTTGAAGCCCAAACGATCAGCGGGCCCCGATGGAATACctgcatttttatttagagaCTGTGCAAGGGTGCTGGTAGAACCACTCCACTACATCTTTTACACCTGCTTAAAGCAGGCGAAGTTCCCTGCCGAGTGGAAGATCACTCGTGTCATTCCGGTCCCTAAGGGTTTGTCTGGAGCAGATGTCAGTGGTTATAGACCAGTGGCTGTGCTGTCGACACCGGCCAAGGTTTTCGAATCTGCCGTTCAGCGCTGCGTGCAGGATCAGGTGCGAGCACAGCTGTCTGACGCGCAACATGGATTCCGGCCAGGGCGTAGCACTGCCACGAATCTGCTCAATTTTATGGCGCAAGTTGTACCAGCAGTCGATGCTGGACTGCAGGTAGACGCTgcgtattttgattttaaaaaggcATTTGATACCGTCGACAATGATATCCTACTAAAAAAACTGGCAAAGATTGGATGTACACCACACCTACTAAATTTTTTTGCTAGCTATATGAAAGACCGGCAACAATATGTCGATTACAATGGATCCGAGTCTGAACCGTATTACACCAGGTCTGGTGTAAGCCAAGGTAGCAATCTGGGACCACTGGAATTCATTATAATGATTAACGATTTACCGAAAGTCGTCAAGCACTGCACATGTTTGTTGTTCGCAGATGATCTCAAACTGCTGCTTGAAGTCAGGGAAAGAACCGATAGTGCTCTTTTACAAGCCGACATAAATAGAGTAGTGGAGTGGAGCTATGAGAACCATCTACTCTTCAATGTTGCCAAGTGTTCGGTGTTAACTTTTACTCGTAGTCGAACACCGCTGTGCTGTGAGTATAAAGTAGATTCAACTCCGATGCAACGGGTGTCACAGGTGCGTGATTTGGGGGTGGTTCTCACTCCTGACTTGACATTTCGTGGTCATATTACCAATATATGCAAGAAAGCATATCGGAATCTTGGTTTTGTGTTAAGACAATCTAAACACTTTACTAATATTACTACCGTTAGGGTGCTATATGACGCTCTGGTCCGGAGCCACTTAGAACATAGCGGAGTCATATGGTCCCCGCACGAGGTAAAGTACGTGGCCATGTTAGAACGGGTCCAGAACAAATTTACGAAGCACCTGTACTTGAAACTTTATGGGGTATATCCGCTATATCCGCTGATGTACCCCACATTGTTTGTACTGGGTATGGTTGGGTACAACGAGCTCAGGGTGCGGCGCGAGTTCGCCCTCGCGTCGTACCTAGTGAAGCTGTTGCGTGGTGTCGAGCACAACCCGGGGGTTCTGCGCCGCCTGTGCCTGAACGTGCCGGACCGGTACGTGTGGAGGCGCCGCCGCCCACCACTAATGGCGGTGCCGACGGCCAGGACCAACCTCTTGGCCAAGGCGCCTCTCACCCGAGccattactaatataaatgaggTGCATATCAAAGCAGATGTTTTGACATGTAACTGGAGTGAGCTCACACATATTTTGTTGCatgtaatttgttattcttag